The Chthoniobacterales bacterium nucleotide sequence TTCAAAGCTGGCCAATATCTCGACGCGAGGACTCGTCCTGACCGGTGACAACGTCATGATCGCGGGAACGATCGTGAGTGGCCAGACACCAGAGACGGTGGTTGTGCGAGCGATCGGTCCTTCCCTGCCGGTAGCCGGGAAATTGGAAGACCCGGTCTTGGAATTGCGCGATCAAAATGGTGCTTTGCTTCGGTCGAATGATAATTGGCGCAGCGATCAGGAAGCGGACATCCTGGCCACCACGCTGGCTCCGACCAATGACTTGGAATCCGCGATGGTGGAGACGCTGCCGGCAAATGCGAGTTACACTGCAATTGTGCGCGGGGTTAACAACACGACCGGCGTGGCCCTGGTCGAAGTCTACGCCCTCAATTAAGAGAATCGCCCTCCGGCGCTACGGGGAAAAAAGCGTTCCGCGAACTGGTAGACCAATTACGCGTCGAACCGCTGCGCCACCTTCTCCCGCTCGGTCAGGAGTCGCTCTGGCATGTCGGGTTTGAGCGTCTCGAAAAATTTTGCCTGGCCTTCGAGTTCGTTCTTCCACTCGTCAGGTTTGATAGAGAAGAGCTCTCGCATCGTCTCGCGGGTAATGTCCATTTCCGCGAGATCGAGATCTTCCGGGCGCGGAATGACGCCGATCTCCGTTTCCGCGCCGCCACCCTGGCCTTCGCAGCGGTCGATGATCCATTTCAGGACGCGCATGTTTTCGCCGAATCCGGGCCACATAAATTTTCCGTCGCTGCCTTTGCGGAACCAGTTTACGTGAAAGATGAGCGGCGGATTTTTCAAGCGCGGCCCGATCTCGAGCCAGTGCTGAAAATACCGGCCCATGTTGTATCCGCAGAAGGGCAGCATCGCCATCGGATCGCGCCGGACCTGGCCGAGTCCACCAACGGCCGCCGCCGTCATTTCAGACGCCATCGTGGCTCCGATGTAGGTCCCGTGCTCCCAATCGCGCGCCTGGAAGACCAGCGGCATCGTGTCGCTTCGCCGTCCGCCAAAAATGATGGCGCTGATCGGAACGCCCTCGCCTTTTTCCACGTCGGGATCGAGCGCCGGGTTGTTCCGCATCGGGACCGCGAACCGGCTGTTCGCATGCGCGGCCTTCTCTTTTGAAGCAGGCGTCCAATCATTCCCGCGCCAGTCGATCAGATGATCGGGAACCGCGCCGTCCTTCCCTTCCCACCAGACATCGCCGTCGTCGGTGAGCGCGACGTTGGTATAAAGCGTGTCGCGCTCGATCGATTTCATCGCGTTCGAATTCGATTTGTAACTCGTCCCGGGCACGACGCCGAAGTAGCCGTTCTCCGGATTGACCGCATAGAGCCGCCCATCCTTCCCGATCTGCATCCAGGCGATGTCGTCGCCGATCGTCGTCACCTTCCAGCCCTTGAAATGCGGCGGCGGAATGAGCATCGCGAAATTCGTTTTGCCGCAGGCGCTCGGGAACGCCGCCGCGACATAATGCTTGCGCCCGTCCGGAGCTTCCACCCCCAGGATCAGCATATGCTCGGCGAGCCAGCCCTGCTTCTTCGCCAGATAGGAACCGATGCGAAGGGCGAGGCATTTCTTGCTCAATAAGACGTTGCCGCCATAACCGGAACCGACCGAAATGATCGTGTTGTCCTGCGGAAAATGACAGATGAGCCGCCGCTCCGGATTTATGTCGAGAAGAGAATGAACGCCGCGATTCCATTCCGCCTTCGGATCCGCGCCGAGTCGCCGCACCGCGACCGATCCCATCCGCGTCATGATTCGCATACTCAGGACGACATAAATGGAATCCGTGATTTCGAACCCGACTTTGGTGAGCGACGAATCCGGCGGTCCCATGATGTAGGGCACCACGAACATCGTCCGGCCACGCATCGCTCCGCCCAGCATGGTGTGCAATTTTGTGTAGGTCTCCGCCGGTGCCGCCCAGTTATTTGTCGGACCCGCTTCCTCCCTGGTGGGAGTGCAGATGAGGGTAAATTGCTCGACGCGCGCCACGTCGTTTGGATTAGAGCGATGCAAATACGAGCGCGGCTTCTTTTGCTCGTTCAGCTTGAGGACAATGCCCTGGCGCTGCGCCTGTTCGAGAAGCCAGCTATTTTCTTCTTCGGACCCGTCGCACCAGAAAATGTTTTCGGGCTCCGTCAGCCGGGCGACTTCCTGGACCCAATCGAGCACCGCCGGGTTGCTCGGCTTGGAGGCTCCGATTCCTTCCGGCGGGGCAATGGCTGGCGCGAGATTTTCCATGGTTCCCGCCTTGCGTCACAGGCAAAGGCCGCAAGCCGGATTGTCATTTTCTCCGCTTCAGGCTCTTGTCCAAGCAAATTTTCGCTGATGGAGACGGCCTGCCCCCAGGCCGTGGCCGCAAGCGTCGAAGATTGATACCCCCCCTTTTAGAGAGCCGCCCCACGGCCTGAGGGCAGGCCGCCTCCAAACTAGAACATCGCTTGCGCGCCATGCGGGCGCGCATTTAGTTGCCTCATGTTTGGAGTCACCACCTCGGATGACTACAAGCCGGTGACATGGGTGGGGCGTCATCCGGTCGACGTCACGACTTTACTCGTCGGCGTCCATGTCCTCTTGATGGTCCTGACCTGCTTCCTGGTCGCGTTCGGCGGTGGCTCTATCTTGAACGTGGCCATGTTCGACAGCGCTCAGGTGCTGGTCTACGGACGCGTCTGGCAGATCGTGACCTACGCTTTCGTCCATGCGCCCTACTCCGCCTACGCGCTGCTTTGGTTCGTGGTCGAAATGTATATGCTTTTCGCGTTTGGCCGGGAGGTGGAGCGCTTTATCGGCCGGCGCGCGTTCCTCATTCTTTACGGCTTGCTTCTCTGGATCCCGACGGTGTTTCTCCTCCTGGCGGGGCTTTGGGGAAGGTTCGGCGTGGCCGGCTCCGCCGCGCTCCATTTCGGCGTTTTTATCGCCTTCGCTTCCATTTATCCGCACGTCGAAATGTTTTTCCTCCGAATCCAGGTCAAATGGATTGCGCTCATTCTGACGGGTATCGGCACGCTGGCGGCTTTCGCAAATCACGATTGGGCCAGCATCATCATTCTGTGGACTACGGTGGCGACGGCGTTCTTTTTCATTCGGTTGCGCGGAGTTGGCCCGGAGCTCGTCTGGTGGGACAACCTGAAAGCGCGCTGGCAACCGAAGCCGAAATTCCACGTGGTCCCGCGGTCAGCACCCCGCCGTGTCGTCGAGCCGGAAAATATTCACGAATCCATCGACCCCGTGCTGGACAAGATATCGAAGCAAGGAATCAACAGCCTGACTGCTTCGGAAAGACGAGCCCTCGACCGGGCCAGAAATCGGCTCCTAAAAAAACCGCAGTAAGCAACGTTCGGAGGCCGTTGAATGGGCCCGACGCGGCAGGCGCCCTCCCGGCTTCACTTCACTTCGAGCGACCCGGCCCGCAACAGCTCGACAAACTCTTCGGGCGTCGTCGCGGCCATCAGGGCAGCGCGGCGCTCCTTGTCTTTCACGACCCGGGCCAGCGCTCCCACGCAGATAAGATAATCGGTTACCATTCGCTGCGGGACACCGATCAAAAAAATTAGATGCACCGGCTCATTCGAATAGCCGAACGGGATTCCGGGCGTGCTCCGGCCAATGCCCAGAACGATTCGATCCACCAGATTTGTGCGCGCGTGGGGGAACGCGATGCCTTCCCCGGTGTTGGTGGAAGTCCGGCCTTCGCGTTCCATCACAGCGTCGGCCAGCTTGTAGAAGTCATTGACGCGCCCGTTGTCGCGCAAAAGCTGCACAATCTCGAGAATCGCCTCGGCGGCGGTAGCTTCGTGCAGTTCCAGCGAGACCTGTTTGGGATCGAGAATTTCGGAGAGCAGCGCGGGCATTGGGAAAACGCTTGAGCGATTGATTGGATTGACGGAGCAATCCGAGTTATCGAATTATTCACTAACTCGTGGCAACTCAAAACAATCCCGGCGGGACGACGGACGAAGCGACGATCTCGTGGCAGAAGAGTCTCTACGACCCGGGCTACGTCAATGCGATGTCCCACTTCTATCGGGGCGAGCTGGGGCGGATCATGGTCTGGCGACAACGTCTCGACATCACGACAAATTGGGCGATCACCAGCAGCACGGCCATTATCACGATCGCGTTTTCCAATCGCGAGGTGCCTCACATCATCTTCTTTTTCAACCTGGCGATTGTCTGGGTAATGCTCTGGATCGAAGCGCGGCGTTACCGGTTTTACGACGCCTTCCGGGCCCGGGTCCGCATGCTGGAAGCGCACTTTCTCGTCCCCATGGTGATGGAGAATCGCGAGATGCTTCAGGGCGAATGGAAAAAGCTGGTCTGCGAAGATCTGATTCTGCCCTCGTTCAAGATCTCGAAACTCGAAGCGGTGGGGCGACGCCTGAAACGGAATTACGTTTTCATTTTCATCCTCATCATGGTCGCGTGGGTGACAAAGATTTTCCTGCACGCCTCGATGACGCTGGATGGGCTGCCGGCTTTCTACCGGGCGATGCGCGTCGGCCATATCCCGTCGTGGCTGGTCGCCTTCATCTTCGTCGGCACCCTGGTGAGCGTGATCGGGATCACGATTTACGTCGGCAAAAAGACGACCGGCGAAGTTTCGGAATTCCGCACCCATCGGTCGCTGTGGAAGATCTAAAGAAGTGAATGGCACCGGTGATCAGTGAATAGGTCCCAAACGCCCGCAATGGCTGAGTCTGTTCACCAGTCACCTGTCCCCGATCACTTTCGTCGTCTCTGCGACATCGTCGCCCAACTCCGCGCTCCCGGGGGCTGTCCGTGGGACCGCGAGCAGACGAATGAATCGCTCCTTCCCGGCCTGATCGAGGAAGCGTACGAAGTCGCGACTGCAGTGCGGGCTCGCGATGATCAAAATCTCCGCGAAGAACTGGGAGATCTAATTCTGCTGGCGGTCATGCACTCGGAAATCGCGAACGAAACCGGCCGTTTCAATATCGAGGAAGTGCTCCGGGATGTGACCGCCAAGTTGATCCGGCGGCATCCGCATGTTTTCGGGGACACCGATGTCCGCGACTCGGCTGGCGTGATCAAACAGTGGGACTCGATCAAGCGTGAAGAGAAGGAGCCGGGCGGGGGTCATTATCTGGCCGACCTGCCAGCCGAGCTGCCCGCGCTGATGCGCGCCCAAAAAGCTCAAAAGAAGGCGGCGCGAGTTAATTTCGACTGGGCGGAGCTTTCCGACGTTATCGCCAAGGTTGACGAAGAGCTGGGCGAGACCAAGGAAGCAATTGGGTCAGGCAATCCGGAGGCAGTGGCGGGTGAGATTGGCGATCTTCTCTTTGCCGTGGTGAATCTGGCGCGCAAGGTCAACCTCGACGCGGAAACGGCCCTGCAAAATGCGACTGACAAGTTCGTGGCGCGGTTTAGCCGCGTCGAAGACGAGTTGCGAGCCCGCGGACAAAAGCTCGGTGAAGTGGGTTTGGACGAGCTCGACCGGATTTGGAAACCGCATAAGGCCGAAGCGCGCAAGGCGCCGTAGCCAGTCCGGAAAGGCAACGTCGCGGGAAAGCTCGGCCTGCCATTTACAAATCGCTCTGACCAGCCATATTGCCCGTCCCAATGGACCTTGCCATTAACATCCTGACCGGAATCTTCATCTTTGTCGCGATATTGATGATCCTTGTGATCCTGATGCAACGTCCCAAAAGCGAAGGACTTGGGGCTGCTTTTGGCGGTGGGGTCACGGAAAACATTTTCGGCGCTCAAACGACCAATGTGCTGACCAAAATAACGGGCTGGTTTGCCGCCATTTTTTTCCTGCTCTGTTTCGCCCTTTCAATTCTCTACGCGCAGAAGAGCAGTTCGCCCAGCAACCTGACTGAGCGGGTGAAGAAGAATCTGCCGCCTCCGGTAGCAACAACTTCGGCGACACCCACCGCGACGCCAAGTCCCGATGCTTCTTCGACCGCCACTCCTTCCGCTGTGGGGACGAGCCCGACACCGGCAGGAATCGCCCCTTCTTCGTCGGTAAAGCCGGCTAGTTCCCCGGCTGGAGTTGTCCCGCCCACGACTAGCCCGGCGCCGCCGGCGACCAGTCCTGCGCCTTCAGCGCGGCCGAGCGCCGCCCCATCGGCTTCGACTTCAGTGTCTCCGGCAGCTTCGCCCAAAGGCTAAGTTCTCTTCAGGGCCCAGCCGTAGCGCCTCTCTCTTCCGTACGGTGGGGCAGCTAAGCGGGGACCCATATTGGGGCGCCTGACCCCCGCGATCCCCGGCTTCGCCATCCCGGGAACTGCGGCGGTCAGAAAACGTGCTAACGACCAGGGGCCGGAGTCGGAGTAGGACTTGGGCGGAACGGGCCGTTCCGCGTCGGGCTCGCGGAAGAAGTCACGCCTTTAATTGCGGGCGCGGCAACTTCGGACTTGGCCGCCCGTGTCGGGAGCGGCCTTGGCGAGGTGGCCGAGTCTTTCGATGGCGTCGGCGTCTGTCTCGGCGGTGTCGGGGCGTCTTTCGGCGGTGTAGCTGTTACGATCGGACTCGGGCTCGGGCTCGGCGTACTGAAGACCGACGCATCAGGCAAAGTTGTCGATGGACCGGCGCCGTCAAAGACGGTTCCGCCGCCCGTGCCGCAGCTCAATTGGTTGAGCACGGTTACCGTCACCGGACCGGGAGCCGTCAGGGTGACGTTTCCATTCGCGGGGCTAACCACGGGAGCCAACCAAGCGCAATGCCCTGGAGGCGTCGGCGGGACCTCGGTGACCGTGCAGATGGTTCCGGGAGGAAAGGGCCCAAACCCCACCGTCTTAATCTTCGCCTTCGTGCCGCCCTTGTAGGATTGGAGAGGATCGGAGATGGCAAATGAAACTGTGTCCACGCTCGTCACCGGGCCACTTCCCGGCGGCGAACAACTGACATTGAACTTGAACTGTCCCGCATAGTTCGCCGGCACCCCCACGGCTACCTTCCTGATCTCGCCCTTGACGGGTTCCTCGCATTTCACGTTGAGGTTCGCTGCGAGGTGAGAGAAATCGAGGTTCGATTTTTCGATATTGTGCGCAGTGTTCTGAAAACTCCCGCACTTGGTGGGCGGTTTCATAGTATAGGTCACGCTACAACTCGAGGGACCTGGGGGCAGAGAGCCACCCGTCAGGGAAATGGTCCCTGTCGTGCTGACGTTTGCGCTTCCGCCACAGGTATTGCTTACGACCGCCCCGCCGGTGAAGGGAGGCGAGGGTAAGTTGTCAAAAAAGACGAGGCCGGTCTGGGCCGGGCTGGAAGGCGGATTGGTGAGCGTGATGACAACGTTGACCGGTTGCCCGAGATTGATAACCGCGGGACTAAAGCTCTTCTCCATCGTGGGCTTACACTTCACTTCGAGGTCGGCGCTGAGATGGCTAAAGTCGAGGCCATGGGGCTCATGAATATTCTCGGCGGTGTTATGGAAAATGCCGCACTTGGTGGGCGGG carries:
- a CDS encoding phosphoenolpyruvate carboxykinase (GTP), with amino-acid sequence MENLAPAIAPPEGIGASKPSNPAVLDWVQEVARLTEPENIFWCDGSEEENSWLLEQAQRQGIVLKLNEQKKPRSYLHRSNPNDVARVEQFTLICTPTREEAGPTNNWAAPAETYTKLHTMLGGAMRGRTMFVVPYIMGPPDSSLTKVGFEITDSIYVVLSMRIMTRMGSVAVRRLGADPKAEWNRGVHSLLDINPERRLICHFPQDNTIISVGSGYGGNVLLSKKCLALRIGSYLAKKQGWLAEHMLILGVEAPDGRKHYVAAAFPSACGKTNFAMLIPPPHFKGWKVTTIGDDIAWMQIGKDGRLYAVNPENGYFGVVPGTSYKSNSNAMKSIERDTLYTNVALTDDGDVWWEGKDGAVPDHLIDWRGNDWTPASKEKAAHANSRFAVPMRNNPALDPDVEKGEGVPISAIIFGGRRSDTMPLVFQARDWEHGTYIGATMASEMTAAAVGGLGQVRRDPMAMLPFCGYNMGRYFQHWLEIGPRLKNPPLIFHVNWFRKGSDGKFMWPGFGENMRVLKWIIDRCEGQGGGAETEIGVIPRPEDLDLAEMDITRETMRELFSIKPDEWKNELEGQAKFFETLKPDMPERLLTEREKVAQRFDA
- a CDS encoding DUF6576 domain-containing protein; this encodes MFGVTTSDDYKPVTWVGRHPVDVTTLLVGVHVLLMVLTCFLVAFGGGSILNVAMFDSAQVLVYGRVWQIVTYAFVHAPYSAYALLWFVVEMYMLFAFGREVERFIGRRAFLILYGLLLWIPTVFLLLAGLWGRFGVAGSAALHFGVFIAFASIYPHVEMFFLRIQVKWIALILTGIGTLAAFANHDWASIIILWTTVATAFFFIRLRGVGPELVWWDNLKARWQPKPKFHVVPRSAPRRVVEPENIHESIDPVLDKISKQGINSLTASERRALDRARNRLLKKPQ
- a CDS encoding PTS sugar transporter subunit IIA, whose product is MPALLSEILDPKQVSLELHEATAAEAILEIVQLLRDNGRVNDFYKLADAVMEREGRTSTNTGEGIAFPHARTNLVDRIVLGIGRSTPGIPFGYSNEPVHLIFLIGVPQRMVTDYLICVGALARVVKDKERRAALMAATTPEEFVELLRAGSLEVK
- a CDS encoding DUF2270 domain-containing protein; protein product: MATQNNPGGTTDEATISWQKSLYDPGYVNAMSHFYRGELGRIMVWRQRLDITTNWAITSSTAIITIAFSNREVPHIIFFFNLAIVWVMLWIEARRYRFYDAFRARVRMLEAHFLVPMVMENREMLQGEWKKLVCEDLILPSFKISKLEAVGRRLKRNYVFIFILIMVAWVTKIFLHASMTLDGLPAFYRAMRVGHIPSWLVAFIFVGTLVSVIGITIYVGKKTTGEVSEFRTHRSLWKI
- the mazG gene encoding nucleoside triphosphate pyrophosphohydrolase, with translation MAESVHQSPVPDHFRRLCDIVAQLRAPGGCPWDREQTNESLLPGLIEEAYEVATAVRARDDQNLREELGDLILLAVMHSEIANETGRFNIEEVLRDVTAKLIRRHPHVFGDTDVRDSAGVIKQWDSIKREEKEPGGGHYLADLPAELPALMRAQKAQKKAARVNFDWAELSDVIAKVDEELGETKEAIGSGNPEAVAGEIGDLLFAVVNLARKVNLDAETALQNATDKFVARFSRVEDELRARGQKLGEVGLDELDRIWKPHKAEARKAP